The window AAACGTGTTGAACCACTCAACAAGTTGCTCAACGCACGAACGCAATTGGCTCAGTTGGTGACCTACATGGACGGCAAAGCCGGCGCCGAGGAATTGGTGTCCCGATTGATCAATGATCCTGAACTGTTGAAAGAGCTCGCTGAAAAGCCGCTCGAAATTGACGAATCCGATTCGGCCGCAGAAGCCGCCTGATCGAATCGTCACACCAACAACCACCACCAATCTCGAAGGACTCAAGGATGAGCGAAACACAATCGGAAACCACGGAAGCCGCTCCCGATATCACCGACACAATCACACTCGACACATTGTCGGAATTGTTGGAAGCCGAATTCAAGCCACGCACCGATGACGCCGGGTTGGCTGTCACACGGGCAGTCAACACGCTAGCAGCTCAACTTGTGACCAGTGAGATGGTTGCCGAGAGCGACGTGATCAAGACGATCGAAGCCTTGGTGGCCGAAATCGACAGCAAGATCTCGGAGCAAATGAATGAAATTCTGCACCACGATGACTTCCAACAACTCGAAGGTGCATGGCGTGGTTTCGCGCACTTGGTGAACAACACCGAGACCGACGAGATGCTGAAAATTCGCGTCCTGAATATCTCCAAGAAAGATCTTCACAAGACGCTGAAGAAGTTCAAAGGAACCGCTTGGGATCAAAGCCCGATCTTCAAGAAGTTGTATGAAGAAGAGTACGGCCAATTCGGTGGTGAACCCTACGGTGCATTGATCGGCGACTACTACTTCGATCACTCGCCCGTCGACGTCGAATTGCTGGGCGAAATCGCGAAGATTTCCGCCGCCGCACACGCCCCATTCATCACCGCGGCTGCGCCCGCTTTGATGCACATGGATTCGTGGCAAGAGCTCGGCAATCCTCGCGATTTGACCAAGATCTTCCAAACCGTCGAATACGCATCGTGGCGTTCGCTTCGCGACGACGAAGATTCGCGTTACATCGGTTTGACGATGCCGCGTTTCCTGTCACGTCAGCCTTACGGTGCCGCGACCAACCCCGTGGAAGAATTCGCGTTCGAAGAAGAAACCGCGGGTCCAGACCACAGCCGATACGTTTGGTCCAACAGTGCCTACGCTTTCGCTGTGAACATCAACCGCTCGTTCAAAATGCACGGCTGGTGCTCACGGATTCGCGGTGTGGAATCGGGCGGAGCAGTTGAAAAATTGCCCGTTCACGTCTTCCCAACCGATGACGGCGGCGTGGACATGAAATGTCCCACCGAAATCTCGATCAGCGATCGTCGCGAAGCCGAATTGGCAAAGAACGGACTGATGCCATTGGTGTTCCGCAAGAACAGCGATTTGGCTGCGTTCATCGGTGCTCAGTCGCTCAACAACCCAAGCTTGTTCGAAGACGACGACGCAACCGCCAACGCTCGTTTGTCGGGCCGTTTGCCGTATCTGTTTGCCGTCTGCCGCTTTGCTCACTACTTGAAGTGCATCGTTCGCGACAAAGTGGGTTCGTTCAAAGAACGTGCCGACATGCAAATCTGGCTCAACAACTGGATCAGCCAGTACGTCGACACAAACCCAGCCACCGCATCGGAATTGGACAAAGCTCGTCGTCCTTTGGCGGGTGCCGAAGTGGTCGTCGAAGAGATCCCGGGCAACCCTGGATACTACACCGCCAAATTCTTCTTGCGTCCTCACTTCCAACTGGAAGGTTTGACCGTGTCATTGCGACTCGTTAGCAAGCTGCCGTCCGCCAAGGCCGCTTGATCATTCGGCTTTG of the Rhodopirellula baltica SH 1 genome contains:
- the tssC gene encoding type VI secretion system contractile sheath large subunit produces the protein MSETQSETTEAAPDITDTITLDTLSELLEAEFKPRTDDAGLAVTRAVNTLAAQLVTSEMVAESDVIKTIEALVAEIDSKISEQMNEILHHDDFQQLEGAWRGFAHLVNNTETDEMLKIRVLNISKKDLHKTLKKFKGTAWDQSPIFKKLYEEEYGQFGGEPYGALIGDYYFDHSPVDVELLGEIAKISAAAHAPFITAAAPALMHMDSWQELGNPRDLTKIFQTVEYASWRSLRDDEDSRYIGLTMPRFLSRQPYGAATNPVEEFAFEEETAGPDHSRYVWSNSAYAFAVNINRSFKMHGWCSRIRGVESGGAVEKLPVHVFPTDDGGVDMKCPTEISISDRREAELAKNGLMPLVFRKNSDLAAFIGAQSLNNPSLFEDDDATANARLSGRLPYLFAVCRFAHYLKCIVRDKVGSFKERADMQIWLNNWISQYVDTNPATASELDKARRPLAGAEVVVEEIPGNPGYYTAKFFLRPHFQLEGLTVSLRLVSKLPSAKAA